The proteins below are encoded in one region of Stieleria sp. JC731:
- a CDS encoding sigma-54-dependent transcriptional regulator produces MEDAFQILIVDDEPNIRSGLAKGLQKYADRVDTAGSVNEALDKFQAEQHQLVIADIRLPGDRDGLELVSIVKQLNPGTTTIVITAHGTVDTAVDALRRGAFDFITKPVDLNLIRQQVGRAVEHHKLQHENHQLKERLAEAGEVTGIIGNCRTLKELLAQIRQVADTDATVLIQGESGSGKELIARAIHDLSHRSQGPFLAVNLGALPETLLESELFGHEKGSFTGASRQKPGCFEQSANGTLFLDEITEIPSKCQVDLLRVLETGRFARIGGEGLMESDARIVSATNRDIRQMVDEGTFREDLFYRLNIVPILVPPLRERREDIPLLIDHFLTHFCSRHRRDQKSISSDAMRTLCSSSWPGNIRQLRNVIERLVVTIPGDEIAETDLPRELTRSTEAKSSSALTLAEVTEAAEREAIQESLLANDFHREHTAKALGVSIRTLHYKMNRYGLH; encoded by the coding sequence ATGGAAGACGCTTTTCAGATCCTGATTGTCGATGACGAACCCAATATCCGCTCGGGGCTTGCCAAGGGGCTTCAAAAATATGCCGACCGGGTCGATACCGCAGGCTCAGTCAATGAAGCGCTCGACAAATTTCAGGCCGAGCAGCACCAGCTTGTCATTGCAGACATTCGCTTGCCCGGCGATCGCGATGGGCTTGAGCTTGTATCGATTGTCAAACAGCTAAACCCCGGCACGACCACCATCGTGATTACCGCCCACGGAACCGTTGACACCGCTGTCGATGCGCTTCGTCGCGGTGCATTTGATTTTATCACCAAGCCTGTCGATCTAAACCTGATCCGGCAACAGGTTGGCCGTGCCGTCGAACACCACAAGCTACAGCACGAAAACCACCAACTGAAAGAACGCTTGGCCGAGGCTGGTGAAGTCACCGGCATCATTGGCAACTGCCGAACGCTTAAAGAGTTGCTTGCACAAATTCGCCAAGTTGCCGATACCGACGCCACGGTGCTGATCCAAGGTGAAAGCGGCAGCGGTAAAGAATTGATCGCTCGTGCGATTCACGACTTGAGCCATCGATCACAAGGACCGTTCCTGGCAGTGAACCTAGGCGCGCTGCCAGAAACATTGCTCGAAAGCGAATTATTCGGACACGAGAAAGGATCGTTTACGGGAGCATCAAGGCAAAAGCCTGGCTGTTTTGAACAGTCCGCTAACGGAACACTGTTTTTAGATGAGATCACAGAGATCCCATCGAAATGCCAAGTCGACTTGTTGCGTGTTCTGGAAACCGGCCGCTTTGCAAGAATCGGTGGCGAAGGGCTGATGGAATCCGATGCACGAATCGTTTCCGCGACGAATCGAGACATTCGTCAGATGGTCGACGAAGGAACCTTTCGCGAAGATTTGTTTTATCGGTTGAACATCGTACCGATTCTGGTACCGCCATTGCGTGAACGTCGTGAAGACATCCCGCTGCTAATTGACCATTTCCTGACTCACTTTTGCTCTCGCCATCGACGAGACCAAAAGTCGATTAGTAGCGATGCGATGAGAACACTTTGTTCTTCCAGTTGGCCTGGAAACATTCGGCAGCTACGGAACGTGATTGAACGCTTGGTCGTAACGATCCCCGGAGATGAAATTGCCGAGACAGACTTACCCAGAGAACTCACCCGGTCAACGGAAGCGAAAAGCAGCTCAGCACTGACCCTGGCCGAAGTGACTGAGGCTGCCGAACGAGAAGCGATTCAGGAATCTTTATTGGCAAATGATTTTCACCGCGAACATACCGCAAAGGCTCTTGGCGTCAGCATTCGCACACTGCATTACAAGATGAATCGCTACGGACTTCACTAG